The genomic segment ATGTGTGTAAGTcataaagaaatataataaaatacatgtcATGTTCTGTTTATTTCAAAGTAAAGGGGtcaaattgactcaaaaatgcAGGTCTAAAcatgtaatcaaaatattaaaatattcgAGTTGCTACATGATAAAAAGTCAAAATACAAAGGTATGTAAGTTCAAaagcataattaaaataataaaaaaattaaataaccacAAAAATAACATGTAAAAATGTAGGAGGAAAATATAGACTTGGCCGCGGAAGTTTAACTCTTAGTagtagaatatatattttttattttttaaataaaatatataaaaaaatatttttaaaattcacttataaaaaaaattaattgcatGTGCAAACGAGCACAAAGGGGTTTGGAAAAGTCAAGTTTGCTATGTTTTTATACCTTCACTTGTGTGAAAAGCATCAGATGCCACTCCACTCCGTATCTTGTGGGCTGAATTAACTACCCATTAAACTAATCTTCCTAATTAATAATTAAGCATTGCTAATTAATTtcccctataaataccccttcaCTTGGCTTGTGCCCTCCACACTCCTCCACAGATCCCCCTTAACAGAAGAGGAAAGTTCTAGCCATGGCTACTATCAACCAAGCTCCAATCCAAGAAGAAATGAAACCCACAAACCCTAGCCATGATCCCGAGGCACAACCGACGGAGGACGTCGAAATAGAGATTCTGGATTACTCCAAACGAGCCCAGTGGCTGAGAGCCGCCGTTCTGGGCGCGAACGACGGGCTGCTGTCCACCGCTTCGCTGATGATCGGCGTCGGGGCGGTGAAGAAGGACGTCAAGACCATGATCCTCACCGGCGCCGCCGGCTTGGTGGCGGGAGCTTGCAGCATGGCCATAGGAGAGTTCGTCTCCGTTTACACGCAGTACGACATAGAGATGGCGCAGATAAGGAGAGATCCCGTGCAGCTGGCCGGAGAGGCGgtggaggagaggaagaaggggCTGCCGAACCCGTTCAGCGCGGCGGCGGCCTCCGCGGTGGCTTTCGCGGCGGGGGCGATGGTGCCGCTGCTGGCGGCTGCGTTCATAAAGGGGTATAGGGTGAGGGTGGCGGTGGTTGTGGCGGCGGCGAGCCTGGCGCTGGTAGGGTTTGGAGGGTTGAGTGCGGTGCTGGGAAGGGCGCCATTGGTGAAGTCTTCTTTGAGGATTTTGGTTGGAGGGTGGCTGGCCATGGCCATCACCTTTGGCTTGACAAAGCTCATTGGCTCCATTGGGATTTAACcctagttttctttttcttagctTGAACGGGGGTTGGCTGCTTTTCATTTCCTCAAGTcatgtatttataaaatatttaaattattggaTAGTATGAACTtatatttctctttaaataGAGTTTTGTATGATTCAATTTGACACTAAATTATAATCACGAACACTAATTTCTGACCCAAACTGATCTTAGACGACAAGATCTTCCTCCCACTACTTGTTAAACAagcaattattcaattagacaagCATACAATTAGTAGGACAAAAAAACCCTAATCTAAACTTATTACCTAAAGTAATAAAAATGAGAtctaatcataaataaaatatttatttaataactcTCCCATTATGGGTTAATTAGATAATGACTTATAGTCTAACGGGAACATTGTGCATGTCTCTTAAAAAATAATcgattatatatattatcaactttttttcaataaaataaaatcattaacaaTTAAGAGTAGCTCACACAAAATATTTCCAACAATATTAACAtagaaaaatggagaattaaTCTCTCCGTGTTTGTTTATGCTCtgtatacacatacacacacatgtatatatgaaATAGAAGATAAGAGGATAATACCAACACCACTTGAAAtgcaacaaaaatgatatatcATTAACGAGCAAAAACATCAAAAATGATCTACAAGCATATGATTCGAGCCTTTGTCCCCCTTACTGCTTTCTCAATTGCTCACTTCTTATTCATTTATCACTTAAGCTAAGATTTTGACTTCACAAGAATAATACCTCCAGCACTTGAACTATCCGATTTGTCAGACTCTGTAACATCTTCCTTCCCACGACCACTTTTACCAACATTTTCAAATGGAAGATGTAATTCTCTCGAAGATGGACTGTACATATCCTCCTCCATTAACGAGCAAAAACAATTCGCATCATTGAACCCACCTCAAtttacatatatagatataatgtATATAAACTATATTATATGGTTTATAttctaaattatattattgactataaattattttgagtttttatatgtaaaatatcaaTAGAATG from the Diospyros lotus cultivar Yz01 unplaced genomic scaffold, ASM1463336v1 superscaf1, whole genome shotgun sequence genome contains:
- the LOC127792913 gene encoding vacuolar iron transporter homolog 3-like, with translation MATINQAPIQEEMKPTNPSHDPEAQPTEDVEIEILDYSKRAQWLRAAVLGANDGLLSTASLMIGVGAVKKDVKTMILTGAAGLVAGACSMAIGEFVSVYTQYDIEMAQIRRDPVQLAGEAVEERKKGLPNPFSAAAASAVAFAAGAMVPLLAAAFIKGYRVRVAVVVAAASLALVGFGGLSAVLGRAPLVKSSLRILVGGWLAMAITFGLTKLIGSIGI